One Roseimaritima multifibrata DNA window includes the following coding sequences:
- a CDS encoding acyltransferase family protein — protein sequence MPRAPWLDITRLIAMAMVAVQHVLSICDFPTPHLLFQLDLGQIGVAIFFAISGFLALSPSPLNTRQWLFRRLLRIYIPYWITVAGLLTANAIAGYKPVSTSLVISEFLGLAGWTHRGQLIGVHLWFISLLLFCYLLAALIRKFPALLPLTIIISIASLAADAHFAQHTIAFLTGVTLSTNPHAIRPRYQIPIIAIASLAAYSIHPGFITIAVAIVAIGTQFLPGSFSPATITKLARTSNLSYHFYLVHGPVYLATAKGLDKSLPATLIIGTIAAIAAALVLHKIETFIRTRFSKPTTNK from the coding sequence ATGCCCCGAGCCCCATGGCTTGACATCACCCGACTAATAGCGATGGCGATGGTCGCCGTGCAGCACGTGCTGTCAATATGCGATTTCCCGACTCCCCATCTACTATTCCAACTAGACTTAGGACAGATCGGTGTTGCAATCTTCTTTGCGATCAGCGGATTCCTGGCCCTCTCACCAAGTCCCTTAAACACACGCCAATGGCTCTTTAGGCGACTACTGCGAATCTACATTCCCTACTGGATTACTGTAGCAGGCTTGCTTACAGCAAACGCGATAGCGGGATACAAGCCAGTTTCAACATCCTTAGTCATCTCAGAGTTCCTCGGCTTAGCAGGCTGGACTCATCGCGGCCAATTGATAGGCGTCCATCTTTGGTTTATTTCCCTCCTACTATTCTGCTACCTTCTAGCTGCATTGATTCGTAAATTCCCGGCCTTACTACCGCTAACCATCATCATTTCAATCGCATCCTTAGCAGCGGATGCACACTTTGCACAGCATACGATAGCCTTCCTAACCGGCGTCACATTATCGACCAACCCACACGCCATCAGGCCGCGATACCAGATACCAATCATCGCAATTGCTAGCCTAGCCGCATACAGTATCCACCCGGGGTTCATCACAATTGCGGTTGCAATAGTCGCCATCGGCACACAATTCCTCCCTGGATCCTTCTCACCAGCAACCATCACAAAACTTGCCAGGACATCCAACCTCTCCTACCACTTCTACTTGGTTCACGGCCCGGTCTACCTAGCGACCGCAAAGGGGCTAGACAAGTCGTTGCCAGCAACACTAATCATTGGAACCATCGCTGCAATTGCCGCCGCGTTAGTGCTTCACAAAATCGAGACCTTTATTCGCACACGGTTCTCCAAGCCTACAACAAACAAATAG
- a CDS encoding glycosyltransferase, with protein MTINAADSSVFNSAAQALLTSSCDRPLVIHARVISGTGGGPEKTILNSPRFLARHGYDSVCLYFRDPEDEGFSIVEQRADELEAPLIGVDDRGAADCRLLGRVRRALGNFQGRKLIWHGHDYKSNFVGLRLRKQYSMALVSTVHGWVLKTWKTPLYYSLDRWSLKRYDQVVCVSTDLHQDCQRLGLADERLHLIDNAIDLEQYQRTVSREAARTLIRAPQVKYLLGAVGRLSAEKGFDYLVESVSILRRKGIDVGVVIVGDGPSREELSAQVRELGLEDSVHFAGFVADPSKYYQAMDLYVLSSLREGLPNVLLEAMAYEIPVIATAVAGIPKLIDGVENGWLVEPGSAEKLGAAIGVAIDSASESRRRGMMGRKTIEDRFSFDSRMKEIVQVYGSLDCLTR; from the coding sequence TTGACCATTAACGCTGCAGACTCAAGTGTGTTTAACTCGGCTGCCCAGGCATTGTTGACATCGTCTTGTGATCGCCCGTTGGTGATTCATGCGCGTGTGATTAGTGGGACCGGCGGAGGCCCAGAAAAAACCATTTTGAACTCGCCACGTTTTCTCGCGCGTCATGGTTATGATTCGGTCTGTCTGTACTTTCGTGATCCGGAAGACGAGGGATTTAGTATTGTTGAACAGCGTGCGGACGAGTTGGAGGCCCCATTGATCGGGGTGGATGACAGAGGAGCTGCAGACTGTCGCTTGCTTGGTCGAGTCAGACGCGCGCTGGGAAATTTTCAGGGACGCAAGTTAATTTGGCACGGGCATGATTACAAAAGTAATTTTGTTGGTCTGCGGTTGCGTAAGCAGTACTCAATGGCGTTGGTGAGCACCGTCCATGGTTGGGTATTGAAGACCTGGAAGACGCCACTGTACTACTCGCTAGATCGATGGAGTCTGAAGCGTTATGACCAAGTGGTCTGTGTGTCGACAGATTTACATCAAGATTGTCAACGATTGGGGCTCGCTGATGAACGCCTGCATTTGATCGACAATGCGATCGATTTGGAGCAATATCAGCGAACGGTTTCTCGAGAGGCTGCCCGGACGCTTATTCGCGCGCCGCAGGTTAAGTATCTGCTTGGAGCGGTGGGGCGACTGTCTGCCGAGAAAGGATTTGACTATTTAGTTGAATCGGTTTCAATTCTTCGTCGTAAAGGCATCGATGTAGGGGTGGTCATTGTTGGTGATGGACCGTCCAGAGAAGAGCTAAGTGCGCAGGTACGCGAGTTGGGCTTGGAGGATAGTGTCCATTTTGCCGGTTTCGTTGCCGATCCCTCGAAGTATTACCAGGCAATGGATTTGTATGTTCTCAGCAGTTTGCGTGAGGGACTACCTAATGTCTTGTTGGAGGCAATGGCATATGAAATTCCAGTTATAGCAACCGCAGTGGCCGGAATTCCTAAGTTGATCGATGGTGTCGAAAATGGTTGGCTGGTCGAGCCTGGTAGCGCTGAAAAACTAGGAGCAGCGATTGGAGTGGCTATCGATTCTGCTTCTGAGAGTAGGCGTCGTGGCATGATGGGGCGTAAGACAATTGAAGACCGTTTTAGCTTTGATTCGCGCATGAAGGAAATCGTTCAGGTGTACGGATCTTTGGATTGTCTAACACGGTAA
- a CDS encoding GNAT family N-acetyltransferase, with amino-acid sequence MDVLRWGSDGAAEAAFGDFLLRRGEDEGQDAGGMPRLAGHRAEWWRAISAGLRHRTYLLVLRDRDDVLGVLPLMLVKGPLFGKFLVSLPYLNTGGVWGGGSVCGVDEGRTACAVPLGGGGGGGVGAGLLVDRACALADELDVRYLELRHEVPVEGHPKLNFSRTDKVHMRLALPASDEALDKSFKSKLRSQVRKAGQSELTVVWGGEELLSDFYSVFAVNMRDLGTPVFSRRLFAATLKEFAGSAELCVVRKDGQAVAGALLVHCDGVTEVPSASCLRAFNYTGANMWMYRHLLARAIEKQSHTFDFGRSSVGSGTYKFKAQWGAEPFPAVWQYYIRKGSADAMRPDSDGNQKLIKIWQRLPVWVTKLMGPEIVRGIP; translated from the coding sequence GTGGACGTTTTGCGGTGGGGGAGTGATGGGGCTGCGGAAGCGGCTTTTGGTGATTTTCTGCTGCGCCGTGGTGAGGATGAAGGTCAGGATGCCGGTGGGATGCCTCGGCTGGCTGGCCACCGGGCGGAATGGTGGCGGGCGATCTCGGCGGGACTGCGGCATAGGACTTATTTGCTTGTCTTGCGCGATCGTGATGACGTCCTGGGTGTGCTGCCGTTGATGCTGGTGAAAGGGCCGCTGTTTGGGAAGTTTTTGGTCTCGTTGCCGTATTTGAATACCGGTGGGGTTTGGGGTGGCGGTTCGGTTTGTGGAGTTGATGAGGGCCGGACGGCTTGCGCCGTTCCGCTAGGAGGTGGCGGTGGAGGAGGAGTTGGCGCTGGGTTGTTGGTTGATCGGGCTTGTGCGCTGGCGGATGAGTTGGATGTTCGCTATCTGGAGCTTCGGCATGAAGTTCCTGTGGAGGGGCACCCGAAATTGAATTTCTCGCGGACCGATAAGGTGCATATGCGACTTGCGCTGCCGGCTTCGGATGAGGCGCTGGACAAGTCGTTTAAGTCAAAGCTGCGGAGTCAGGTTCGGAAGGCGGGGCAGTCGGAGTTGACGGTTGTCTGGGGCGGCGAGGAACTCTTGTCTGATTTCTACTCCGTCTTCGCGGTCAACATGCGCGATTTGGGGACTCCCGTTTTCTCGCGGCGCCTGTTCGCCGCGACGCTGAAAGAGTTCGCCGGGAGTGCGGAGCTGTGCGTGGTCCGTAAAGATGGCCAAGCGGTTGCAGGGGCTTTGCTGGTTCACTGTGACGGAGTGACTGAAGTGCCGAGTGCAAGCTGTTTGCGGGCGTTCAATTACACCGGAGCCAATATGTGGATGTACCGCCACTTGTTGGCTCGAGCGATCGAGAAGCAAAGCCACACGTTCGACTTTGGCCGCAGTAGCGTCGGCAGCGGGACGTATAAGTTCAAGGCTCAATGGGGAGCCGAGCCGTTCCCGGCCGTCTGGCAATACTACATCCGAAAAGGATCCGCCGACGCAATGCGTCCCGATTCGGACGGAAACCAAAAGCTGATCAAGATCTGGCAGCGATTACCCGTGTGGGTCACGAAGCTAATGGGGCCGGAGATTGTAAGAGGGATTCCCTAG
- a CDS encoding ABC transporter ATP-binding protein, with product MNLDELDRDDENEPGADLVRAENLSVMFGRQMVLRNIQLSIPRGQTLAIIGESGCGKTVLLKTLVGLVKPISGRVLFDDDDLAKLDDKRLTEVRKRMGFVFQNAALFDSMTIRQNVAFPLQQHRMADDDEINERVMDRLAEVGLPPEVAKKRPAELSGGMRKRVGLARALIMEPELLVYDEPTTGLDPIMSDVINELILGTRRRFPVTSIVVTHDMHTARKVADRVLMLFPRTRLAEHESQVLFDGPPSDLEHAEDRRVRQFVRGEAGERLNELIAARG from the coding sequence ATGAATCTTGATGAACTGGATCGGGATGACGAGAACGAACCGGGGGCGGATTTGGTTCGCGCTGAGAATCTGTCGGTGATGTTTGGCCGGCAAATGGTTTTGCGAAATATCCAGTTGAGTATCCCCCGTGGTCAGACTCTGGCGATCATCGGCGAGAGCGGATGTGGCAAGACGGTCCTGCTGAAGACGTTGGTGGGGCTGGTGAAACCGATCTCGGGGCGCGTCCTGTTTGATGATGATGATTTGGCCAAGCTGGATGACAAGCGGTTGACGGAAGTCCGCAAACGAATGGGCTTCGTTTTCCAGAATGCGGCTTTGTTCGACAGTATGACCATTCGCCAGAATGTGGCGTTCCCGTTGCAACAGCATCGGATGGCAGACGACGACGAAATCAACGAACGAGTCATGGACCGCTTGGCCGAGGTCGGGTTGCCTCCGGAAGTCGCTAAGAAACGGCCGGCGGAGTTGTCGGGAGGGATGCGGAAACGTGTCGGGTTGGCTCGAGCCCTGATCATGGAACCCGAGCTGTTGGTTTACGACGAACCGACGACCGGGTTGGATCCGATCATGAGTGACGTCATTAACGAACTGATCTTGGGGACTCGGCGGCGTTTTCCGGTGACCAGTATCGTGGTGACGCACGACATGCATACGGCAAGGAAAGTTGCCGACCGCGTGCTGATGTTGTTCCCAAGGACTCGGCTGGCCGAGCATGAATCGCAGGTCCTTTTCGATGGGCCTCCAAGCGATTTGGAACATGCCGAAGATCGACGCGTGCGGCAGTTTGTGCGAGGAGAAGCAGGAGAGAGATTGAACGAGTTGATTGCGGCAAGAGGGTAG
- a CDS encoding glycosyltransferase, giving the protein MNHSSAIFFSDDWGRHPSSCQHLVSHMLAATDVVWVNTIGMRPPRLDWVTVRRGWEKLRGAGQQARGVGDPCAEISPRVLNPHMWPWMSHAWDRRLNASLLAKQLAVESDVDVAVTTIPIVADLVDRLPVRRWVYYCVDDFSVWPGLAGSVMAQMEKKLIAKVDRVVAASDFLASHSCAEHSDVSVLTHGVDRAFWRRGESGEFAGVAAIPGPRVVFWGVVDQRMNAEWVLALADQLTSGSVVLAGPQQNPDSRLLAHSRIHLTGALPFEQLPALAKMADALIMPYADLPVTRAMQPLKLKEYLATERPVIASPLPAVLPWDDCLQIARTEEQFVQSVLQVLAAGSNGAQQESRVERVRERLSNESWAAKAAQFRKLILE; this is encoded by the coding sequence GTGAATCATTCATCAGCGATTTTTTTTTCCGACGATTGGGGACGTCATCCCAGTAGTTGCCAGCATCTTGTTTCACATATGCTGGCCGCTACAGACGTTGTCTGGGTCAATACGATTGGGATGCGCCCTCCCAGGCTTGATTGGGTGACCGTTCGGCGTGGGTGGGAGAAGCTGCGAGGGGCAGGGCAACAGGCAAGGGGAGTGGGCGATCCGTGTGCGGAAATCTCGCCTCGCGTGTTAAATCCCCATATGTGGCCTTGGATGTCCCACGCCTGGGATCGTCGTTTGAATGCTTCGTTGTTGGCAAAGCAGTTGGCTGTCGAGTCGGATGTAGATGTCGCCGTTACAACGATCCCCATTGTCGCTGACTTAGTCGATCGCTTGCCGGTTCGTCGCTGGGTTTATTACTGCGTCGATGATTTTTCCGTCTGGCCTGGGCTTGCTGGTTCTGTCATGGCGCAAATGGAAAAAAAGCTAATCGCCAAGGTTGATCGAGTTGTCGCTGCAAGTGATTTTTTGGCAAGCCATTCTTGTGCAGAGCACTCCGATGTGTCGGTATTGACTCACGGTGTCGATCGTGCATTTTGGCGGCGGGGCGAATCAGGAGAGTTTGCCGGTGTTGCTGCGATCCCCGGACCACGAGTCGTTTTTTGGGGGGTCGTTGACCAGCGGATGAATGCCGAGTGGGTGCTGGCACTGGCTGATCAATTGACCTCGGGCAGCGTCGTGCTGGCGGGGCCACAGCAAAATCCCGATTCTCGCTTGCTTGCTCACTCTCGGATCCACTTGACAGGGGCATTGCCGTTTGAGCAGTTGCCAGCCTTGGCGAAGATGGCCGACGCGTTAATCATGCCTTACGCCGATCTGCCTGTCACGCGGGCGATGCAGCCGTTGAAACTGAAAGAGTATTTGGCGACCGAGCGCCCGGTCATCGCGTCACCATTGCCAGCTGTGTTGCCGTGGGATGACTGTCTGCAAATTGCTAGGACCGAAGAGCAATTTGTTCAGTCAGTTTTGCAAGTTTTAGCTGCTGGTTCGAATGGTGCTCAACAAGAGTCGCGGGTGGAGCGAGTTCGTGAGCGTTTATCTAACGAATCCTGGGCTGCAAAAGCGGCTCAGTTTCGTAAACTAATTTTGGAATGA
- a CDS encoding MlaE family ABC transporter permease: MLVGDMGIFTWRMMVWLFTRLPPRGTLLTNFYQVGVLSLPVVSLTGTFIGMVLAVQSYYQFQSIGLENQLGAVINMSLVRELGPVLAATMLAGRVGSAMAAVLGTMRVTEQIDALTTMGADPIHYLVVPRFLACILLIPALTVMADFMGIVGGYFYSVIVLGIDHAPYLNHSREFVSGFDFCSGIFKSFFFGGTIAVVSCYRGFNCQPGADGVGRAATASFVHSFVLILAIDLFLNIVLDSLYFAFYPEGASIL, translated from the coding sequence ATGCTGGTCGGCGATATGGGGATTTTTACTTGGCGGATGATGGTTTGGCTGTTCACGCGATTGCCTCCGCGGGGGACTTTGCTGACGAATTTTTATCAGGTCGGCGTGCTCAGTCTGCCAGTCGTTTCCCTGACCGGAACCTTTATCGGGATGGTTTTGGCGGTTCAAAGCTATTACCAGTTCCAGTCGATTGGGCTGGAAAATCAACTGGGCGCCGTGATCAATATGTCGCTGGTGCGGGAACTTGGGCCGGTGCTTGCCGCGACAATGCTAGCAGGGCGTGTCGGTAGTGCGATGGCGGCGGTTTTGGGCACGATGCGGGTGACTGAGCAGATCGATGCTCTGACGACGATGGGCGCCGATCCGATTCACTACCTGGTCGTCCCCCGTTTTTTGGCTTGTATCTTGTTGATCCCGGCATTGACGGTGATGGCCGATTTCATGGGGATCGTCGGTGGCTACTTTTACAGCGTGATCGTGCTGGGGATCGATCATGCTCCCTATCTGAATCACTCCAGAGAGTTTGTTAGTGGGTTTGATTTCTGTAGTGGGATCTTTAAGAGCTTTTTCTTCGGGGGGACGATTGCGGTTGTTAGTTGCTATCGCGGCTTCAATTGTCAGCCTGGTGCCGATGGAGTGGGGCGAGCTGCGACGGCTTCGTTCGTCCACTCGTTTGTGTTGATCCTGGCGATCGATTTGTTTTTGAATATCGTGCTCGATTCGCTGTATTTTGCTTTCTATCCGGAAGGGGCTTCGATTTTGTAG
- a CDS encoding MlaD family protein, translating to MDENRLRFGVGVLVVASVAVFIILMFLFGAFPALLSSDVQVTAIFDSAPGVSANTPVLRDGVKIGRVSDIKLMLDGGVELTMEIESKYAPTPAYIPRISMGSFVTGDANLEFVRRSQHELISLLDGQAGTPPNRLLEPAERKLISVRASDGDFIGRGKVAGDPFAVLVGLEDQVRETLATMQTAGNSVAQASDSITMLAGDARTAIGGTGTQINEMTDQTRAAVQDFRDTLQEVRSLVGDPQMQQAIKDSMQEFPKVLNEAGQAFASTQRTMQSFEKVGIAAEETVNSMSQTVRNVEEITRPFAERSDELVDGLLVNLDNLQVTLHEVGVFSKRLNEGDGTLRRLIEDDELYWQIKRVVDNVEGASTRIRPILDDVRILSDKLARDPRQLGLKGALDKRSTGLGLK from the coding sequence ATGGATGAGAATCGGTTGCGGTTTGGAGTCGGCGTATTAGTCGTCGCCTCGGTGGCCGTCTTCATTATTTTGATGTTCCTGTTCGGGGCTTTCCCTGCGCTGTTGTCCAGTGATGTGCAGGTGACAGCGATCTTCGATTCGGCTCCAGGTGTCAGTGCGAACACTCCGGTCCTTCGCGACGGTGTCAAGATCGGCCGCGTCAGCGATATCAAGCTGATGCTGGACGGGGGAGTGGAATTGACGATGGAGATCGAATCAAAGTACGCGCCGACGCCGGCCTACATCCCTCGAATTTCGATGGGGTCGTTTGTGACCGGCGACGCGAACCTAGAATTCGTTCGCCGCAGCCAGCATGAGTTGATTAGTTTGCTGGACGGGCAAGCGGGGACTCCGCCCAATCGATTGCTGGAACCTGCCGAACGCAAGTTGATTTCGGTACGGGCTTCGGATGGCGATTTCATCGGACGTGGCAAAGTTGCGGGGGATCCGTTTGCTGTCTTGGTCGGTTTAGAAGACCAGGTCCGCGAGACGTTGGCGACGATGCAGACCGCCGGCAATTCGGTGGCTCAGGCAAGTGATTCGATCACGATGTTGGCGGGCGATGCTCGGACCGCCATCGGTGGCACGGGGACTCAAATCAACGAGATGACCGATCAGACTCGAGCTGCCGTGCAGGACTTCCGTGATACGTTGCAGGAGGTCCGGTCATTGGTTGGAGATCCTCAAATGCAGCAAGCGATCAAAGATTCGATGCAGGAGTTTCCCAAGGTCTTAAACGAAGCCGGGCAAGCCTTCGCGTCGACTCAGCGGACGATGCAGAGTTTTGAAAAGGTCGGGATCGCAGCGGAGGAAACGGTCAATAGCATGAGCCAGACCGTTAGAAACGTCGAAGAGATTACGCGTCCGTTCGCCGAGCGGAGTGATGAACTGGTGGATGGATTGTTGGTCAACCTGGACAATCTGCAGGTGACGTTGCATGAAGTCGGCGTCTTCAGCAAACGCTTGAACGAGGGGGACGGGACGCTGCGTCGCTTGATCGAAGATGACGAGCTGTACTGGCAGATCAAACGAGTCGTCGACAATGTCGAAGGAGCTTCGACCAGAATCCGCCCGATCTTAGACGATGTCCGAATCCTCAGCGATAAATTGGCTCGCGATCCAAGGCAGTTGGGGTTGAAGGGAGCATTGGATAAACGTTCGACTGGGCTAGGGCTGAAGTAA
- a CDS encoding VanZ family protein, giving the protein MSGYEIRAPLRGWLLVLACLSAVALVYASVVPLHYQPLAFDDAVAKFGKTPWLNLSLYQRADWVANALVVMPIGFFAAGAVSFARGRFGLLRVWGAVIAVVLATMLLVFGIEFVQVWFPPRTVSQNDIAAGCAGAILGPFAWPIFGAPLLAAWARIQGASLGAQRRQLVLRLNLAAYLMMLIVYSVMPLDLVLSSGEWHAKWASGRIQVIPGGEAFRWLQGNGGWSDLFSLFMSGVRIVPVGFLAWLCLSAKWQRLLVFGVPVLVEALQLPVFTRYASVSEVLLGWFGGMAGVVIAMNRQRLWGWNRFLILRLGVVMVVVAGIAVGFFGGAERWADAKEIAAGVDSFFSAPFVKYYYGSEFSAGSNFAGKLLTFAVLGAALANLFGYGRERMPVLGYVVSIALVLGLGVVIEVTQIYLVPLVPDAADVIIYAAGAAVGWKAWAIGMEATELRIGEL; this is encoded by the coding sequence ATGTCAGGATATGAAATCCGTGCACCTTTACGTGGGTGGCTGCTAGTTCTTGCCTGTCTTAGTGCCGTAGCGTTGGTCTATGCTTCGGTCGTCCCCTTGCACTATCAACCGCTTGCCTTTGACGATGCGGTCGCGAAATTCGGGAAGACACCCTGGCTAAATCTATCGCTATACCAGCGGGCCGACTGGGTGGCCAACGCGTTGGTGGTGATGCCGATCGGTTTCTTTGCTGCAGGGGCTGTCAGTTTTGCTCGTGGTCGATTTGGCTTGCTCCGTGTTTGGGGCGCAGTCATTGCGGTAGTTCTGGCGACGATGCTGTTGGTTTTCGGCATCGAATTTGTTCAGGTCTGGTTTCCGCCCCGGACCGTTTCTCAGAATGATATCGCCGCTGGTTGTGCTGGCGCCATTCTCGGGCCCTTCGCCTGGCCGATCTTTGGGGCTCCTTTGTTGGCCGCTTGGGCGCGGATTCAAGGTGCCTCTCTGGGGGCGCAGCGCCGGCAGTTGGTGCTGCGGTTGAACCTGGCCGCGTACTTGATGATGCTGATTGTCTATTCGGTGATGCCGTTGGATTTGGTTTTAAGTAGTGGAGAGTGGCACGCAAAATGGGCGTCGGGGCGGATCCAGGTGATTCCCGGAGGTGAAGCGTTTCGCTGGCTGCAAGGGAATGGTGGGTGGAGCGATCTGTTTTCGCTGTTCATGTCGGGCGTGCGGATCGTTCCGGTTGGATTTCTAGCGTGGCTGTGTCTTTCGGCGAAGTGGCAACGCCTCCTGGTGTTTGGAGTGCCAGTGCTGGTGGAGGCGTTGCAGTTGCCCGTCTTCACTCGCTATGCCTCGGTCTCTGAAGTCTTGCTGGGCTGGTTCGGCGGGATGGCCGGAGTGGTGATCGCTATGAATCGCCAGAGGCTGTGGGGCTGGAATCGGTTTCTGATTTTGCGGCTAGGGGTGGTGATGGTCGTTGTTGCTGGGATTGCCGTCGGATTTTTTGGGGGGGCCGAGCGGTGGGCGGACGCGAAGGAAATCGCCGCCGGGGTCGACTCTTTCTTCTCGGCACCATTCGTAAAGTATTACTACGGCAGTGAATTTAGTGCCGGGTCGAATTTCGCCGGCAAGTTACTGACTTTTGCGGTTCTGGGAGCTGCGCTCGCCAATCTGTTCGGCTACGGCCGCGAGCGAATGCCAGTGCTTGGGTATGTGGTGTCGATCGCTCTCGTGCTTGGGTTGGGCGTCGTAATTGAGGTAACGCAGATCTATTTGGTGCCCCTGGTGCCGGATGCAGCGGATGTGATTATTTACGCCGCGGGCGCGGCGGTTGGTTGGAAGGCCTGGGCGATCGGGATGGAGGCTACGGAGCTACGAATAGGCGAGTTGTAA
- a CDS encoding PEP-CTERM sorting domain-containing protein: protein MKMKVLAIQAILMLAVCVQANAGGVFPQIDGGPFDSVENDLAFSVTGGLVTMDGLGVADVGGGITVNYMLTGNDGGPVGNLTVEFVGTIGALTGAGPFIGNLVTGTATVLGDGFDELNLTVTDGYLQLAASSSLYLGFSATTVDPPIEPGSISFIPVSFDAPGFFSSTSDFFLGSGSSANGSSFNVNFTTGVVGSGVAQGLVNPVPEPASILTLLGCVAGACVMGRRRRKVAAA, encoded by the coding sequence ATGAAGATGAAAGTATTGGCGATTCAAGCCATTTTGATGTTGGCCGTTTGCGTTCAGGCAAATGCAGGGGGAGTTTTTCCGCAAATCGACGGTGGTCCATTTGACAGCGTGGAGAATGATTTAGCGTTTAGCGTCACAGGTGGGCTGGTGACGATGGATGGTTTGGGGGTTGCGGATGTAGGGGGGGGCATCACTGTTAACTATATGTTAACGGGAAATGATGGAGGACCCGTGGGCAATTTGACTGTTGAATTTGTCGGCACAATCGGCGCCCTGACTGGCGCGGGTCCGTTTATTGGTAATCTGGTGACAGGTACTGCCACGGTTTTGGGGGATGGTTTTGATGAACTGAACCTGACCGTAACTGATGGATATTTGCAGTTGGCAGCAAGCAGTTCTCTGTACCTTGGTTTTAGTGCAACGACTGTCGATCCTCCCATCGAGCCTGGTTCAATTAGCTTTATTCCGGTAAGTTTTGATGCTCCGGGTTTCTTTAGCTCGACTTCGGATTTTTTCCTGGGGTCTGGATCTAGTGCGAATGGTTCATCTTTCAACGTGAATTTTACTACTGGTGTCGTCGGTAGTGGTGTCGCCCAAGGTTTGGTCAATCCTGTCCCCGAACCAGCTTCGATCCTGACTTTGTTGGGATGTGTTGCAGGAGCGTGCGTTATGGGACGTCGTCGTCGCAAGGTTGCTGCTGCTTAG
- a CDS encoding PEGA domain-containing protein — MGISYIPTRKAGLIATIAMTVVASGCVRRRMTVRTTPPGAIVSVDNQTIGTSPASSSFTYYGTREFRIEKDGYETETIQRRLNPPWYEYPPLDFITETLWPWEIRDERIIDIELVPKKIPAIDEVLGRADQLRGQARSGVVTAPLETTSPPTLPLPSTPQGLPQGGVPAVIGN, encoded by the coding sequence ATGGGAATTTCCTACATCCCCACCCGAAAGGCAGGGCTGATAGCCACAATCGCGATGACGGTTGTCGCTAGTGGCTGCGTTCGCCGCCGGATGACGGTCCGTACGACTCCCCCCGGAGCGATCGTGTCGGTCGACAACCAAACGATCGGAACCTCGCCGGCCTCCTCCTCGTTTACCTACTACGGCACCCGCGAATTCCGAATCGAAAAAGACGGCTACGAAACCGAAACGATCCAGAGGCGATTAAATCCACCCTGGTACGAATACCCACCGCTCGATTTCATCACCGAGACGTTGTGGCCATGGGAGATCCGCGACGAACGGATCATCGACATCGAACTAGTCCCTAAAAAGATCCCAGCAATAGATGAAGTGCTAGGACGAGCCGACCAACTCCGCGGACAAGCAAGATCAGGAGTCGTCACCGCCCCCCTAGAAACAACTTCACCGCCAACCCTGCCGCTCCCATCCACCCCCCAAGGCCTCCCACAAGGAGGAGTCCCCGCGGTCATCGGGAACTAG